Proteins encoded by one window of Streptomyces sp. NBC_01571:
- a CDS encoding ABC transporter ATP-binding protein produces MSAQLPVAERAEVRRAALRLVRADGRAFAGVLALNVLAAAAGLVGPWLLGRIIDDVDAGVRAGGGAGVGVGAVDRLALVILVCALAQLLLTRAARRMGHRFGERILARVREEFVERALALPASVVERAGTGDLTARGTADVALVGTTLRDAGPALLISSAQVLFMLGSVFVLSPLLGGCGVLGLTGIWFATRWYLRRARAAYLAEGAATSEVAEVLTATADGARTVEALGLRRRRIAASREALETSRRTRLHTLWLRTVFFPVVEVSYVVPVAGVLLLGGVLHAHGAMSLGAVVAAALYLRQLGEPLDQILLQVEQLQSSGASFARVEGLGRAPRAVPAGSPAPVDDRIDVTGVRYSYGRGGEVLRGVDLTVRPGERLAVVGPSGAGKTTLSRLLAGIDAPSSGSVTVGRVPIAGLDPERLRRQVVLVTQEHHVFLGTVRENLLIAAPAAGDAELWAALAAVGADEWARELPEGLDTGLGPGGRVADGSRAQQLALARVVLADPHTLILDEATALLDPATARHTERALAAVLEGRTVIAIAHRLHTAHDADRVAVMEDGLLTELGTHDDLVAADGAYAALWRSWHGEPRPQDVTGALPPRRTPTSPPTSLVE; encoded by the coding sequence ATGAGTGCGCAGCTGCCCGTCGCCGAGCGGGCCGAGGTGAGGCGGGCCGCGCTCCGGCTGGTGCGGGCGGACGGACGGGCCTTCGCCGGGGTCCTCGCGCTGAATGTGCTGGCCGCGGCGGCCGGCCTGGTCGGGCCGTGGCTGCTCGGCCGGATCATCGACGACGTCGATGCCGGCGTCCGGGCCGGCGGCGGTGCGGGGGTGGGTGTGGGTGCGGTGGACCGCCTGGCGCTGGTCATCCTGGTGTGCGCGCTCGCCCAGTTGCTGCTGACGCGTGCCGCCCGCCGGATGGGGCACCGCTTCGGGGAGCGGATCCTCGCGCGGGTGCGCGAGGAGTTCGTGGAGCGGGCCCTGGCACTGCCCGCCTCGGTCGTGGAGCGGGCCGGCACCGGTGATCTGACCGCCCGGGGGACCGCCGACGTCGCCCTGGTGGGCACCACCCTGCGCGACGCGGGACCCGCACTGCTCATCTCCTCGGCGCAGGTGCTGTTCATGCTCGGCTCGGTCTTCGTCCTCAGTCCCTTGCTCGGCGGCTGCGGGGTGCTCGGCCTGACCGGCATCTGGTTCGCCACGCGCTGGTATCTGCGCCGGGCACGCGCCGCCTATCTCGCCGAGGGCGCGGCCACCTCGGAGGTCGCCGAGGTCCTCACGGCCACCGCGGACGGAGCCCGCACCGTCGAGGCCCTCGGGCTACGGCGCAGGCGGATCGCCGCGAGCCGCGAGGCGCTGGAGACGTCCCGCCGCACCCGGCTGCACACCCTCTGGCTGCGCACGGTGTTCTTCCCCGTCGTCGAGGTGTCGTACGTCGTCCCCGTGGCCGGTGTGCTGCTGCTGGGCGGTGTCCTGCACGCGCACGGTGCGATGAGCCTGGGCGCGGTGGTGGCCGCCGCGCTGTATCTGCGCCAGCTCGGCGAACCGCTCGACCAGATCCTGCTCCAGGTCGAGCAGTTGCAGAGCAGTGGCGCGTCCTTCGCCCGGGTGGAGGGCCTCGGCCGGGCGCCCAGGGCCGTCCCGGCCGGCTCCCCCGCACCCGTGGACGACCGGATCGACGTCACCGGCGTCCGCTACTCCTACGGCCGCGGGGGCGAGGTGCTGCGCGGGGTCGACCTGACCGTACGGCCCGGGGAGCGGCTGGCGGTCGTCGGCCCCTCCGGTGCCGGGAAGACCACCCTGAGCAGGTTGCTCGCGGGCATCGACGCGCCGAGCTCGGGCAGTGTGACGGTCGGACGGGTACCGATCGCCGGACTCGATCCGGAGCGGCTGCGGCGCCAGGTCGTCCTGGTCACCCAGGAGCACCATGTCTTCCTCGGGACCGTCCGCGAGAACCTGCTGATCGCCGCGCCGGCCGCCGGGGACGCCGAGCTGTGGGCGGCGCTGGCCGCCGTCGGTGCCGACGAGTGGGCCCGGGAGCTGCCGGAGGGGCTGGACACCGGGCTGGGCCCCGGAGGACGCGTCGCGGACGGTTCGCGGGCCCAGCAACTGGCCCTGGCCCGCGTGGTGCTGGCCGACCCCCATACGCTGATCCTCGACGAGGCCACGGCGCTGCTCGACCCGGCGACCGCCCGGCACACCGAGCGCGCGCTCGCCGCCGTGCTCGAAGGGCGCACGGTCATCGCCATCGCGCACCGGCTGCACACCGCGCACGACGCGGACCGGGTCGCCGTGATGGAGGACGGCCTGCTGACCGAACTCGGCACGCACGACGACCTGGTGGCGGCCGACGGCGCGTACGCGGCGCTGTGGCGTTCGTGGCACGGCGAGCCACGGCCACAGGACGTCACCGGGGCACTGCCACCGCGACGTACTCCAACGTCACCTCCCACAAGCCTGGTTGAATGA
- a CDS encoding S8 family peptidase codes for MARTRQRRPHGAGGLVASVTAAVLSAVTLPAHAASEGRPDGVGASGSVGGSYIVTLKESTRAPSPEGKGVAAKYGAEISHTYGTALNGYAVRAGERQARRLAADRRVASVVQDTRVRLDRTEKNPPSWGLDRIDQPGLPLDRSYAAPASAGAGVTVYVIDTGIRITHRDFGGRARYGWDFVGNDRSAGDGNGHGTHVAATVAGTAYGVAKKARVVAVRVLGDDGSGTTAQVIAGIDWVTRHAHRPAVANLSLGGKANAQLDAVVRNSIASGVTYAVAAGNGGQPANLYSPARVAQALTVGAVDRTDTRARFSDYGASLDLFAPGVAITSASYRSDIGKATLSGTSMASPHVAGAAALYLADHRRATPDQVGRALVRRAASGRVAGAGAGSPNRLLRAGGP; via the coding sequence ATGGCACGGACGAGACAGCGGCGTCCGCACGGGGCAGGGGGCCTGGTCGCGTCCGTGACGGCCGCGGTGCTCTCGGCCGTCACGCTGCCCGCGCACGCCGCGTCGGAGGGCCGGCCGGACGGCGTCGGCGCCTCCGGTTCCGTCGGCGGAAGCTACATCGTGACGCTCAAGGAGAGCACCCGGGCTCCGTCGCCCGAGGGAAAGGGCGTCGCCGCGAAGTACGGGGCGGAAATCAGCCATACGTATGGCACCGCGCTCAACGGCTATGCCGTACGGGCCGGTGAACGGCAGGCCCGCCGGCTCGCGGCCGACCGGCGGGTGGCCTCGGTCGTCCAGGACACCCGGGTACGGCTCGACCGGACCGAGAAGAACCCGCCGTCCTGGGGCCTGGACCGGATCGACCAGCCCGGTCTGCCGCTCGACCGGAGTTACGCCGCGCCGGCGTCGGCCGGCGCGGGCGTGACGGTGTACGTCATCGACACCGGCATCCGGATCACGCACCGGGACTTCGGCGGCCGGGCCCGCTACGGCTGGGACTTCGTCGGGAACGACCGGTCGGCGGGCGACGGCAACGGACACGGCACCCATGTCGCGGCCACCGTGGCCGGGACGGCGTACGGCGTCGCCAAGAAGGCCCGGGTCGTCGCCGTCCGGGTGCTCGGCGACGACGGCTCCGGCACCACCGCGCAGGTCATCGCGGGGATCGACTGGGTGACCCGGCACGCGCACAGGCCCGCGGTCGCCAATCTGAGCCTGGGCGGGAAGGCCAACGCCCAACTGGACGCCGTCGTACGCAATTCCATCGCCTCCGGCGTGACCTACGCGGTCGCCGCGGGCAATGGCGGACAACCGGCCAATCTGTACTCCCCCGCCCGCGTCGCGCAGGCCCTCACCGTCGGCGCCGTCGACCGGACCGACACCCGGGCGCGGTTCTCCGACTACGGCGCCTCGCTGGACCTCTTCGCACCCGGCGTGGCGATCACCTCCGCGTCGTACCGGAGCGACATCGGGAAGGCGACCCTCTCCGGTACGTCGATGGCGAGTCCGCACGTCGCGGGCGCGGCGGCGCTCTATCTGGCCGACCACCGCCGGGCGACACCGGACCAGGTGGGCAGGGCACTCGTACGGCGCGCGGCGTCCGGGAGGGTCGCCGGCGCGGGGGCGGGTTCGCCGAACAGGCTGCTGCGGGCCGGCGGTCCCTGA
- a CDS encoding DUF1990 family protein translates to MVSPDTPFTYEDVGATRDGRCPPGFRPLHLRTRIGEGEEVFRAASEAVMTWAMHRAMGVAVAAGTDRAAPGTDVTIGIGPIKAPCRVVWTVEEYRRAGWAYGTLPGHPECGEEAFMVDRTGDGTVWLTVTAFSRAARWYTRAAGPAGRGLQHAYARRCGQALRRLCAGLDPV, encoded by the coding sequence ATGGTCTCCCCGGACACTCCCTTCACCTACGAGGACGTGGGCGCGACGCGCGACGGCCGCTGCCCGCCGGGGTTCCGACCCCTCCACCTCCGCACCCGTATCGGCGAGGGCGAGGAGGTCTTCCGCGCCGCCTCCGAAGCCGTCATGACCTGGGCGATGCACCGGGCGATGGGCGTGGCCGTGGCCGCCGGCACCGACCGAGCCGCCCCCGGCACCGACGTCACCATCGGCATCGGCCCGATCAAGGCGCCCTGCCGAGTGGTCTGGACGGTCGAGGAGTACCGCCGCGCCGGCTGGGCGTACGGCACGCTGCCGGGCCACCCCGAGTGCGGCGAGGAGGCCTTCATGGTCGACCGCACCGGCGACGGCACGGTCTGGCTGACCGTGACCGCCTTCAGCCGCGCGGCCAGGTGGTACACCCGCGCGGCCGGCCCGGCCGGCCGCGGCCTCCAGCACGCGTACGCCCGCCGCTGCGGTCAGGCCCTGCGCCGCCTGTGCGCGGGCCTCGACCCGGTCTGA
- a CDS encoding NAD(P)-dependent alcohol dehydrogenase gives MKAIAQDRYGSPDVLELKEFDRPVPEAGEVLVRVRAVSVNAYDWHLMRGDPYLARLSFGVRRPRTPVRGRDFAGRVEAVGADVKRLRPGDEVFGETDGAFAQYVAAPQGVVAVKPAGLSFEQAAALPLAGNTALIGLRDLGRVTAGQRVLVNGASGGVGTFAVQIAKAYGADVTAVCSPRNVDLVRSLGADHVVDYTRDDFTRAGTRHDVVFDLVANRSLTDLRRALTPTGTLLLSGGGVSEGGSLLGPMRLTLKGQALSRFVGQRLLTFFAAPSGANLAVLREFVESGKVTPVVDRTYGSLGEVPEAIRYVEGEHARAKVVITV, from the coding sequence ATGAAGGCGATCGCCCAGGACCGGTACGGCTCTCCCGACGTGCTGGAGCTGAAGGAGTTCGACAGACCGGTGCCCGAGGCCGGTGAGGTTCTCGTGCGGGTGCGCGCGGTGTCCGTCAACGCGTACGACTGGCACCTGATGCGGGGCGATCCGTATCTGGCGCGGCTGTCCTTCGGTGTCCGCCGGCCGAGGACGCCGGTCCGCGGCCGGGACTTCGCCGGACGGGTGGAGGCGGTCGGCGCGGACGTGAAGCGGCTGCGCCCCGGGGACGAGGTGTTCGGTGAGACCGACGGCGCGTTCGCACAGTACGTGGCGGCCCCGCAGGGCGTGGTGGCCGTGAAACCGGCCGGGCTGAGCTTCGAACAGGCCGCCGCACTGCCGCTCGCGGGGAACACCGCGCTCATCGGCCTGCGCGACCTGGGCCGTGTGACGGCGGGGCAGCGGGTCCTCGTCAACGGCGCGTCGGGCGGGGTCGGGACCTTCGCCGTGCAGATCGCCAAGGCGTACGGCGCGGACGTGACCGCCGTGTGCAGCCCGCGGAACGTGGACCTGGTCCGCTCGCTCGGCGCGGACCACGTCGTCGACTACACCCGGGACGACTTCACCCGGGCGGGGACGCGCCACGACGTCGTGTTCGACCTGGTGGCGAACCGCTCGCTGACGGACCTGCGGCGCGCGCTCACGCCCACGGGAACGCTCCTGCTGTCCGGCGGGGGCGTGTCCGAGGGCGGCAGTCTCCTCGGGCCGATGCGTCTCACCCTCAAGGGGCAGGCGCTGTCACGCTTCGTCGGTCAGCGGCTGCTCACGTTCTTCGCGGCACCGAGCGGGGCCAACCTGGCCGTGCTGCGGGAGTTCGTCGAGTCCGGGAAGGTCACCCCGGTCGTCGACCGGACATACGGGTCGCTCGGCGAGGTGCCCGAGGCCATCCGGTACGTGGAGGGGGAACACGCCCGCGCGAAGGTCGTCATCACGGTGTGA
- a CDS encoding M4 family metallopeptidase has protein sequence MTPLYARHKRTTLAIATAVAAGALLTTGLTTGASAQSEPLAPAGQAKLPGATVQLSAAARTGLIKQADAAAPETARQIGLGAKEKLVVRDVVKDADGTVHTRYERTYNGLPVLGGDLVVHESKAGRTEGVTKAVKAAIKVASLKPQVTTAKAEKQALTAAKSAGSAQTTADRAPRKVIWAASGKPTLAYETVVGGLQDDGTPNELHVITDAATGKKLYEYQGIETGTGKSLYSGTVTLSTTKSGSTYNLTDGTRGGHKTYNLKHGTSGTGTLFTDADDVWGTGTASSSTTDQTAAADAAYGAQETWDFYKNTFGRSGIKNNGVGAYSRVHYGSSYVNAFWDDSCFCMTYGDGSGNTHPLTSLDVAGHEMSHGVTSNTAGLNYTGESGGLNEATSDIFGTGVEFYAANASDPGDYLIGEEIDINGDGTPLRYMDKPSKDGGSADSWSSSVGTKDVHYSSGVANHFFYLLAEGSGAKTINGVSYNSPTSNGSTVTGIGRAKALQIWYKALTTYMTSTTNYKAARTATLSAASALYGSGSTEYATVAAAWSAVNVS, from the coding sequence GTGACTCCCCTCTACGCGCGTCACAAGCGCACCACTCTGGCCATCGCCACCGCTGTCGCCGCCGGAGCCCTGCTCACCACCGGTCTGACCACCGGTGCCTCCGCCCAGTCCGAGCCGCTCGCCCCGGCCGGCCAGGCGAAGCTCCCCGGCGCCACGGTCCAGCTGTCCGCCGCCGCGCGTACCGGCCTGATCAAGCAGGCCGACGCGGCGGCGCCCGAGACCGCCCGGCAGATAGGTCTCGGCGCCAAGGAGAAGCTGGTCGTCAGAGACGTCGTCAAGGACGCGGACGGCACGGTGCACACCCGCTACGAGCGCACGTACAACGGCCTCCCGGTCCTCGGCGGCGACCTCGTCGTCCACGAGTCCAAGGCCGGCCGCACCGAGGGCGTCACCAAGGCCGTGAAGGCGGCCATCAAGGTCGCTTCGCTGAAGCCGCAGGTCACCACCGCGAAGGCCGAGAAGCAGGCGCTGACCGCCGCGAAGTCGGCCGGCTCCGCGCAGACCACGGCCGACCGTGCCCCCCGCAAGGTGATCTGGGCCGCCAGCGGCAAGCCCACCCTCGCCTACGAGACGGTCGTCGGCGGCCTCCAGGACGACGGCACCCCGAACGAGCTGCACGTCATCACCGACGCGGCCACCGGCAAGAAGCTCTACGAGTACCAGGGCATCGAGACCGGCACCGGCAAGAGCCTCTACTCGGGCACGGTCACGCTCAGCACCACCAAGTCGGGTTCGACGTACAACCTGACGGACGGCACGCGCGGCGGCCACAAGACGTACAACCTCAAGCACGGGACGTCCGGCACCGGCACGCTGTTCACCGACGCCGACGACGTGTGGGGCACCGGCACCGCCTCCAGCTCCACCACGGACCAGACGGCCGCCGCGGACGCCGCCTACGGGGCCCAGGAGACCTGGGACTTCTACAAGAACACCTTCGGCCGCAGCGGCATCAAGAACAACGGCGTGGGCGCCTACTCCCGGGTCCACTACGGCAGCTCGTACGTCAACGCGTTCTGGGACGACAGCTGCTTCTGCATGACGTACGGCGACGGTTCCGGGAACACCCACCCGCTGACCTCGCTGGACGTGGCCGGCCACGAGATGAGCCACGGTGTCACCTCCAACACCGCGGGCCTCAACTACACCGGTGAGTCCGGCGGTCTGAACGAGGCGACCTCCGACATCTTCGGCACCGGCGTCGAGTTCTACGCGGCGAACGCCTCCGACCCCGGTGACTACCTCATCGGCGAGGAGATCGACATCAACGGCGACGGCACCCCGCTGCGCTACATGGACAAGCCGAGCAAGGACGGCGGCTCGGCGGACAGCTGGTCCTCCAGCGTCGGCACCAAGGACGTGCACTACTCGTCCGGCGTCGCGAACCACTTCTTCTACCTCCTCGCGGAGGGCAGCGGCGCGAAGACCATCAACGGCGTCTCGTACAACTCGCCGACGTCCAACGGCTCCACGGTCACCGGCATCGGCCGCGCCAAGGCGCTGCAGATCTGGTACAAGGCGCTGACGACGTACATGACGTCGACGACGAACTACAAGGCCGCCCGCACGGCGACGCTCTCCGCGGCGTCCGCGCTGTACGGCTCCGGCAGCACGGAGTACGCGACGGTGGCCGCGGCCTGGTCCGCGGTCAACGTGAGCTAG
- a CDS encoding M4 family metallopeptidase — MSSHRRTSHTARRRVAAVALVGVSALLAAAVQSGAASAAPQKPVPGRVDPGAVTLKLTPSQRAELIRDADAAKATTAKDLGLGAKESLVARDVIKDADGTVHTRYERTYEGLPVLGGDLVVDTAKSGRTERVIKATGAAIKVASLTPAVAAGTAERQALSAAKADGSKKTDADRAPRKVIWAADGRPTLAYETVVGGFQDDGTPNQLHVITDATTGKKLYEYQGIETGVGNTQYSGQVTLTTTQSGSNYTLTDGARGGHKTYNLNRGTSGTGTLFSQTSDTWGNGTTSNAATAGADAHYGAAETWDFYKNTFNRSGIKNNGVGAYSRVHYGNAYVNAFWDDSCFCMTYGDGSGNADPLTALDVAGHEMSHGVTSNTAGLNYTGESGGLNEATSDIFGTGVEFYANNTSDPGDYLIGEKIDINGDGTPLRYMDKPSKDGGSADNWSSSVGGLDVHYSSGVANHFFYLLSEGSGAKVINGVSYNSPTGDGLPVTGIGRDKALQIWYRALTTKFTSTTNYAAARTGTLAAAGELYGTTSAEYTAVQNAWAAVKVGSRPGGGGGTGTSFENTADVSIPDNGAAVTSSVSVTGRTGNAPSNLLVDVNIVHTWRGDLVIDLVAPDGSTYRLKNFSSSDSADNVQETYTVNASSEVANGTWKLKVQDQAAQDTGYINSWKLTFP; from the coding sequence ATGTCCTCGCACAGACGCACCTCCCACACCGCCCGTCGCCGTGTCGCCGCCGTCGCCCTCGTCGGCGTCTCCGCCCTGCTGGCCGCCGCGGTCCAGTCGGGCGCCGCGAGCGCCGCCCCCCAGAAGCCGGTCCCGGGCAGGGTCGACCCCGGCGCCGTCACCCTGAAGCTCACCCCCTCGCAGCGCGCCGAGCTGATACGCGACGCCGACGCCGCCAAGGCGACCACCGCCAAGGACCTCGGCCTCGGCGCCAAGGAGTCGCTGGTCGCCCGTGACGTCATCAAGGACGCGGACGGCACGGTCCACACCCGCTACGAGCGCACCTACGAGGGACTCCCGGTCCTCGGCGGCGACCTGGTCGTCGACACCGCCAAGTCCGGCCGGACGGAGCGGGTCATCAAGGCGACGGGGGCCGCGATCAAGGTCGCCTCCCTCACGCCCGCTGTCGCGGCCGGCACCGCGGAGCGGCAGGCCCTCTCCGCCGCCAAGGCCGACGGGTCGAAGAAGACCGACGCCGACCGCGCGCCCCGCAAGGTCATCTGGGCGGCGGACGGCAGGCCCACCCTGGCCTACGAGACGGTCGTCGGCGGCTTCCAGGACGACGGCACCCCGAACCAGCTGCACGTCATCACCGACGCCACCACCGGCAAGAAGCTCTACGAGTACCAGGGCATCGAGACCGGTGTCGGCAACACGCAGTACAGCGGCCAGGTGACCCTGACGACGACGCAGTCGGGCTCCAACTACACGCTGACCGACGGCGCCCGCGGCGGCCACAAGACGTACAACCTCAACCGCGGGACGTCGGGCACCGGCACCCTCTTCTCGCAGACCAGCGACACCTGGGGCAACGGCACCACCTCCAACGCCGCGACGGCCGGCGCCGACGCGCACTACGGCGCCGCGGAGACCTGGGACTTCTACAAGAACACGTTCAACCGCAGCGGCATCAAGAACAACGGGGTCGGCGCCTACTCCCGCGTCCACTACGGCAACGCGTACGTCAACGCGTTCTGGGACGACAGCTGCTTCTGCATGACCTACGGCGACGGATCCGGCAACGCGGACCCGCTGACCGCGCTGGACGTGGCCGGCCACGAGATGAGCCACGGCGTCACCTCCAACACCGCGGGCCTCAACTACACCGGCGAATCCGGCGGTCTGAACGAGGCGACCTCCGACATCTTCGGCACCGGCGTCGAGTTCTACGCCAACAACACCTCCGACCCCGGTGACTACCTCATCGGCGAGAAGATCGACATCAACGGCGACGGCACCCCGCTGCGCTACATGGACAAGCCCAGCAAGGACGGCGGCTCCGCGGACAACTGGTCCTCCAGCGTCGGCGGCCTGGACGTCCACTACTCCTCGGGCGTCGCCAACCACTTCTTCTACCTGCTCTCCGAGGGCAGCGGCGCCAAGGTCATCAACGGCGTCAGCTACAACTCGCCGACCGGCGACGGCCTCCCCGTCACCGGCATCGGCCGCGACAAGGCCCTGCAGATCTGGTACCGGGCGCTCACCACCAAGTTCACCTCGACCACCAACTACGCGGCGGCCCGCACCGGCACGCTCGCGGCGGCGGGTGAGCTGTACGGCACCACCAGCGCCGAGTACACGGCGGTCCAGAACGCCTGGGCGGCCGTGAAGGTCGGCTCGCGTCCGGGCGGTGGCGGCGGCACGGGCACGTCGTTCGAGAACACGGCCGACGTATCGATTCCGGACAACGGAGCGGCGGTCACCTCCTCGGTCTCCGTCACCGGCCGCACCGGCAACGCCCCGTCCAACCTTCTGGTCGACGTGAACATCGTGCACACCTGGCGCGGCGACCTGGTCATCGATCTGGTGGCCCCGGACGGCTCGACGTACCGCCTGAAGAACTTCAGTTCGTCGGACTCGGCGGACAACGTCCAGGAGACCTACACGGTCAACGCCTCCTCCGAAGTCGCCAACGGCACCTGGAAGTTGAAGGTCCAGGACCAGGCGGCACAGGACACCGGCTACATCAACAGCTGGAAGCTGACATTCCCGTAG
- the glgP gene encoding alpha-glucan family phosphorylase, producing MKAIRRFTVRPVLPEALHPLSDLARNLRWSWHAETRDLFQSVDPEHWSASDGDPVRLLGGVPPRRLAELAEDRRFLRRLAAVADDLRDYMTGERWYQTQSSELPAAIAYFSPEFGITAALPQYSGGLGILAGDHLKAASDLGVPLIGVGLLYRHGYFRQTLSRDGWQQEHYPLLDPNELPLVPLREIDGTPAQVALALPGGRALRARIWLAQVGRVPLLMLDSDVEENDLGERGVTDRLYGGGSEHRLLQEMLLGIGGVRAVRTYCRLTGHAQPEVFHTNEGHAGFLGLERIAELAETGLDFDASLEAVRAGTVFTTHTPVPAGIDRFDRELVAHHFGPDAELPGIDVERILGLGMETYPGGEPNLFNMAVMGLRLGQRANGVSLLHGHVSREMFSGLWPGFDPDEVPITSVTNGVHAPTWVAPEVFRLGARQIGAQRTEDALTVGGSDRWDAVADIADQEIWDLRRVLREQLVVEVRERLYASWRQRGAGTAELGWIDGVLDPDVLTIGFARRVPSYKRLTLMLRDRDRLMDLLLHGERPVQIVVAGKAHPADDGGKRLVQELVRFADDPRVRHRIVFLPDYGMAMAQKLYPGCDIWLNNPLRPLEACGTSGMKAALNGCLNLSVLDGWWDEWFRPDFGWAIPTADGTATDDDRRDDLEAAALYDLLERRVAPRFYERGQGGLPDRWIEMVRQTLTHLGPKVLAGRMVREYVERLYTPAARSHRALTPDTARELASWKSRVRAAWPRVTVDHVEATAATTTAELGTTLALRVRVALADLAPDDVEVQAVSGRVDSQDGITDATCVPLKPAGGPDPEGRWVYEGPLSLDRTGPFGYTVRILPTHRLLASSAEVGVVAVPAEGVGEAAGVLMR from the coding sequence GTGAAGGCAATCCGCAGATTCACCGTCCGGCCCGTACTGCCCGAAGCCCTCCACCCGCTCAGCGACCTGGCGCGCAACCTGCGCTGGTCCTGGCATGCCGAGACCCGCGACCTCTTCCAGTCCGTCGACCCCGAGCACTGGTCCGCGTCGGACGGCGACCCCGTACGGCTGCTGGGCGGCGTGCCGCCCCGGCGGCTGGCGGAACTCGCCGAGGACCGCCGCTTCCTGCGCCGGCTCGCGGCGGTCGCCGACGACCTGCGCGACTACATGACCGGCGAACGCTGGTACCAGACCCAGTCGTCCGAACTCCCCGCCGCGATCGCCTACTTCTCGCCCGAGTTCGGCATCACGGCCGCGCTCCCGCAGTACTCCGGCGGCCTCGGCATCCTCGCCGGCGACCATCTGAAGGCCGCCAGCGACCTCGGCGTCCCCCTGATCGGGGTCGGCCTCCTGTACCGGCACGGCTACTTCCGGCAGACACTGTCGAGGGACGGCTGGCAGCAGGAGCACTATCCGCTCCTGGACCCGAACGAACTCCCGCTGGTACCGCTGCGGGAGATCGACGGCACCCCCGCCCAGGTGGCGCTGGCCCTCCCCGGCGGACGAGCACTGCGGGCACGGATCTGGCTGGCCCAGGTCGGCCGGGTGCCCCTGCTGATGCTGGACTCCGACGTGGAGGAGAACGACCTCGGCGAGCGCGGCGTCACCGACCGGCTGTACGGCGGCGGCAGCGAACACCGGCTGCTCCAGGAGATGCTGCTCGGCATAGGCGGGGTGCGCGCGGTACGGACGTACTGTCGCCTCACCGGGCACGCGCAGCCCGAGGTGTTCCACACCAACGAAGGGCACGCGGGTTTTCTCGGACTGGAACGGATCGCCGAACTCGCCGAGACCGGACTCGACTTCGACGCCTCGCTGGAGGCGGTGCGAGCCGGAACGGTCTTCACCACGCACACCCCCGTCCCGGCCGGGATCGACCGCTTCGACCGCGAACTGGTGGCCCACCACTTCGGTCCCGACGCCGAACTCCCGGGCATCGACGTCGAACGCATCCTCGGCCTCGGCATGGAGACCTATCCGGGGGGCGAGCCGAACCTCTTCAACATGGCGGTGATGGGTCTCAGGCTGGGACAGCGCGCGAACGGCGTCTCCCTGCTGCACGGACACGTCAGCCGGGAGATGTTCTCCGGTCTGTGGCCGGGATTCGACCCGGACGAGGTCCCGATCACCTCGGTGACCAACGGCGTGCACGCCCCGACCTGGGTCGCGCCGGAGGTCTTCAGGCTCGGCGCCCGCCAGATCGGCGCGCAGCGCACCGAGGACGCGCTCACGGTCGGCGGCTCGGACCGCTGGGACGCGGTGGCGGACATCGCCGACCAGGAGATCTGGGATCTGCGCCGGGTCCTGCGGGAGCAACTGGTGGTGGAGGTGCGCGAGCGGCTGTACGCCTCCTGGCGCCAGCGCGGTGCCGGGACGGCCGAACTGGGCTGGATCGACGGGGTGCTGGACCCCGACGTCCTGACCATCGGCTTCGCGCGCCGTGTCCCCTCGTACAAACGGCTGACACTGATGCTGCGGGACCGGGACCGGCTGATGGACCTGCTGCTGCACGGCGAGCGGCCGGTCCAGATCGTGGTGGCGGGCAAGGCGCACCCCGCGGACGACGGCGGCAAGCGCCTGGTGCAGGAACTGGTCCGCTTCGCGGACGACCCGCGGGTACGCCACCGGATCGTGTTCCTGCCCGACTACGGCATGGCGATGGCGCAGAAGCTCTACCCCGGCTGCGACATCTGGCTCAACAACCCGCTGCGCCCGCTGGAGGCGTGCGGGACGAGCGGGATGAAGGCGGCGCTCAACGGCTGCCTCAACCTCTCGGTGCTGGACGGCTGGTGGGACGAGTGGTTCCGGCCGGACTTCGGCTGGGCGATCCCGACCGCGGACGGCACGGCGACCGACGACGACCGGCGCGACGACCTGGAGGCGGCGGCGCTGTACGACCTGCTGGAGCGTCGCGTCGCCCCCCGCTTCTACGAGCGGGGCCAGGGCGGTCTGCCGGACCGCTGGATCGAGATGGTCCGCCAGACGCTGACCCATCTCGGCCCGAAGGTCCTGGCCGGACGGATGGTGCGCGAGTACGTGGAGCGCCTGTACACCCCCGCGGCCCGCTCGCACCGCGCGCTCACCCCGGACACGGCCCGCGAGCTGGCCTCCTGGAAGTCCCGTGTCCGGGCCGCCTGGCCGCGGGTCACGGTCGACCACGTGGAGGCCACCGCCGCCACGACCACGGCGGAACTCGGAACCACCCTCGCCCTGCGCGTGCGGGTCGCGCTGGCGGACCTCGCCCCCGACGACGTCGAGGTGCAGGCGGTCTCCGGGCGCGTCGACTCGCAGGACGGCATCACGGACGCGACCTGTGTCCCGCTGAAGCCGGCGGGCGGCCCCGACCCGGAGGGACGGTGGGTGTACGAGGGTCCGCTCTCGCTCGACCGCACGGGACCCTTCGGCTACACGGTCCGCATCCTTCCCACGCACCGGCTGCTCGCGTCGAGCGCCGAGGTGGGGGTCGTGGCGGTGCCCGCGGAGGGAGTGGGGGAGGCGGCCGGGGTCCTGATGCGCTGA